From a region of the Tachypleus tridentatus isolate NWPU-2018 chromosome 1, ASM421037v1, whole genome shotgun sequence genome:
- the LOC143233286 gene encoding protein FAM200A-like produces MPLSNDTISHRIQHMAEDLNDHLIEKMKGKEFGLHLDEAMDSNKDAHLICCTWFVDGDKIVEDLLVCKNIRASTKAQDLFENLDTFICENSLDWTKCIGVCTDGGRSMSGCYEGFIQSKALDALWTHCIIYRSALPTFAEDMEKFARIQDSFNVKALSEFNSAEEENLIQLYCDKLFLF; encoded by the exons ATGCCTTTATCAAATGATACTATTAGTCatagaatccaacacatggctGAAGACCTCAACGATCATctaattgaaaaaatgaaagggaaggaattCGGGTTACATCTAGATGAGGCGatggatagtaacaaggatgccCATTTGATTTGCTGCACATGGTtcgtggatggtgacaaaattgtaGAAGATCTTCTCGTTTGTAAAAATATCCGTGCAAgtacaaaggctcaagacttgtttgagaaCCTTGACacttttatttgtgaaaatagcttagactggactaagtgcATTGGCGTCTGTACCGATGGTGGTCGCTCTATGTCCGGCTGTTATGAAGGATTCATACaaagcaaagctcttgatgcactgtggacCCATTGCATAATCTACAG gagcGCCTTACCAACTTTTgcagaagatatggagaagtttgcacGGATCCAAGACTCATTCAACGTTAAGGCCCTATCTGAATTTAactctgcagaagaagaaaatcttattcaGCTGTATTGCgacaagttgtttttgttttga